The genomic interval ATGGCGCAGCGAGTCGCCGTGGCGCAATGGCCCGATCAATGATCGAAGCTACCGTCGAAAGGATGAGAAGATAGGTCAACGACATAATTAGCGTGGAAAGCACTTCGGTAACGCCGGCCACGACGTTGAGGCGTGACACTGCGATAAGAACCAAGGGCACGAAATAGAAGATGCCGTTCCAACGCCCGAGAGAGCTCATGCGCAGTTGCTTTTCGCGATGTAGAAAATGGGAATCGAGCACGTACTGTGAGAAGGCCACCACTACGAGTAAGGGAAGTGCAGCCGATACCTGACCGGCGAAGGCAGCCCCGGCAAGTCCGGACGTGACGAAAAAGAAGTCGGTCGCGTGATCGAACAGTCGGCCGCGAGGCGACACGGTGTCCGTCTCGCGCGCTAGCACACCGTCCAGGAAGTCGGTCGCGATCGCAATGACCACTATGGCGAGCAGCAAGAGTGGCGACATCAACTCCGATTGCGCAAAGGCTAGTGCGGCCGGCACCGCCAATATCAATCGAAGGCCGGTGAGTAGGTTAGCCACCCTGACCAAACATGTCGCGCTGAGCGCGTCGCCAGAAAAGAAGTCCGATCCCTGCGTTGAACAGAATGAAGAAGTTGTGCTGGACGAATCCGAAGGCGGCCATCTGTCCCTCGTTTTCGGGAAACAGAATGACCCAGGAAGTGATCGCCGCAGCGCGCATTGGCGTGGGTACCGCGGCCGCGAAGAAGATCACCGGCAGGTACCCGAGCAAAGAGGTAACGGAGACATCAACGCCGAACAGGGTCAGCGCGATCGCATAGACGAAGACGGCGGCGATTATGGCGGGGGAGCGCAACAGGAAGAAGGCTCCATAGTGCCATGGCTTGGCCAACTTGAAGGCGTGAAGAAATCGCTTCTCCCGTAGTTGGCTGCCTGGTAGGATCTTGCCCTGGAAGTAGAGCATCCATAGTGCGAGAGCTACTGCCGCTCCCAAGGCAATGAGGGGAATGAGACCGAATACTTCCGGGAGTGAGTCACGACTGACGAAGAACCCGATCGTGGCCCAGATCAGCAAGTAGAAAATCTCGCAAAACATGACGAACAACATGACCGAGCCGACTTCCCAGCCGGGTACCTGATCGCGCCTATTCAGGTAGTAGGCCATGGCGCCCTTGCCGATCTGCTCATTGAAGAGCGAGATGATGTAGGCGCTGGCCCGGATGGGGAGTATGTCTCTGTAGGGAATCTCTTTGATGAACCAGCCGAGCGCGCGCGTCACAACCAGGGTGTCGATGAAGAAATACAGGAACGAGTACGCCACCATCAACAACAGCCAAGGCATCCAGGCAACGTTGGCGAACACTTGAGACATGTAGTCGAGGAGGGAGAGACCCTCACGTATGGCGGCGCCGTTCAAGCGGTAGTAGAGGTAGGCAAAACAGAGCGCGGTGAGGCCTAGGAACAGAAGGCGCTGCAATGCACTTGGTTTGCGAGGCGCGGTGATGTCGTCGGGTCCTGCCTCTGTCATGTCTCTTGCTTCACCTCAGATAGGATCTTTTCCAGTGTCTCTGATAACGGCGTGAGGCTGACGCCTATGTCATCATCCGCATTGTTGTGCACTTCATCGCTCGTCGTGATGACGTCGATGACGGTCGGCGAGATGCCTCCTCCTCTCATGCGGCTGGTGAAGGCCGCACCCAACTTGGCGAGCCAAACGGGGGTCGTTCGCAGCGACAACTCCGCGCCCATGAGATCGGCGACTCGCTCAACCAGGTGCCGATAAGATATGGACTCCGGGCCGACCAGCTCATGCGTGGAGACGCCTTCGGGTGGAGTGTCGCAGATCCGTAGTATCGCGCGACTCAAGTCATCGAGATCCAAAGGGCGCAGGGAATAACCGCCGCCTCCCAAGAGCGCGGCTGTCCCGCGCATTGCTGTTCGCACGAGCGCGTCGGCGCCCGCCGTGCCCGGTCCGAGCAGAATCGGGGTGCGGATGATGGTCGAGGGAATCCCTGACTCCGCGACCGCCCGCTCGGCGTCCCCTTTGGACCTCAGGTAGGCGTTGGCCGAACTCGAGCTGGCGCCGAGTGCACTGATCAAGACGATATGCCCTGCGCCCGCTGCTCGGGCAGCTTCCACGACGGCAGCGGTCGTGGAGACGTTCGCGCTCGTATAGTTGGACGTCTTGCTCTCGATCAGAATGCCCGCAAGGTGCACGACGCACGACGCACCTTCGATGGTCTCGGCCAGCTCGACAACGTCCTCATAAGAGATGATGCAGGGTGTGATATGAGCCGAAGCTGGAAGGGAGGCAGCGGCCCGTTCTGATCGCACTCCGGCAATGACGTCGACGTTGCCGTTCTGGGCGACATGCGCCAACAGGTTTTGACCGACACTGCTGTTGGCGCCAGTGACGGCAATGGTCATGTCTAGTGTCCCGTCCCAGCAGGGTGGATACATCGGTGCCCGAATGCCGGCGAACTTCTGGAACGGGACACTAGATCGTCGGGGGCGCCATCGCGACCGTTAGTCGCGCAGCGCGAAGGTCACCAACGTGTGACCAGAGATCACCGACACGTACTGCGTCCCGTCCACCATGAACGTGATCGGCGCCATCACGATTTGTCCGCCGAGGCTCGCTTTCCACAGCAACTCTCCGGTCCACGCGTCGAGCGCGTGGAAGTGGCCCTCGCGGCCACCGGTGAACAGCAAGTCCGATGCCGTGGTCAGCATGCCGCTGTCGCTGACGTCGAACTGTCGGAACTTCCACGCCGCTCCCCCCACGCGGGGGTCCATGGCGATCACCGCGCCGTGCCCGACTGCGTCCGTCCAGTTGTTGATCGGGGTGGTGCGACCGATCCCGATGGTGGGAGCGCCCGGCACCGGTGCCAGCACACTGAAGCCGCCGCCTAGGAACAGCCGACCGGGCCGGTAGTCGGAGTGCTCCGGCTCGTAAATCGTCGCGTAGTCTTCCCAGGCCGCGAAATAGAAGAGGCCCGTGCTCGGACTGTAGGAGGGTGGATACCAGTTCGTGCCGCCCTGATTACCCGGCCATGTTGGGGCGCCCGCCGGCTGTGGCGTCGGGATCGGCCTTCCGTTCTCGTCCAGGCCACTCGACCAGTTGACCTTCACGAACGGCTCGCCCAGGAGGAACTCTCCCGTAGCGCGGTCGAGCACATAGAAGTAGCCGTTCCGGTTCGCCCACAGCATGAGCTTCGACGGTACGCCATTCCAGTCCATATCGACGAGCACGGGCACCTGAACCGAGTCGTAGTCGTAGCCGTCGTTCGGCGTGAACTGGAAGTGCCACGAGAGCTCGCCGGTGTCGGCGTCGAGAGCGACAACCGCGTCCGAGTAGAGATTGTCGCCCGGGCGCTGGTCGGCGTTCCAGTCGGGACCGGGATTCCCCACGCCCCAGTACGTCAGATTGAGCGCGGGGTCGTAGGAGCCCGTGATCCACACGGGGGCGCCGCCGTGCTCCCAGTCGTCGCCCTCCCAAGTGTCATGCCCGGGCTCGCCGGGTCCGGGGATCGTATGAAAGCGCCAAGCTTCTTCCCCCGTTTCGGCGTCGTAGGCCGCGATGAATCCACGAATCCCGAACTCACCGCCGCCGACGCCGACGATGACTTTGTCCTTAACGACCAGGGGCGCCATCGTGATCGAGTACGCGAGGTTCACGTCGGCGACCTCGATGTTCCAGAGCGGCTTGCCGTTGATCGCATCGATCGCGATCAGCCGCGCGTCGAGGGTGCCCATGAAGACCTTGTCGTCGAGCACGGCCACACCGCGGTTGTTCGCGCCACAGCAAACCGACGCGTCCTCGGACGGCGTGTGCCGGTACAGCCAGAACACCCGACCGGTGACGGCGTCCACGGCCATGACGTCGTTGGGTCGCTGGGTGACATACATGATCCCGTCGACCACGATCGGGTTTGACTGCCAAGCCCCGAACGTTTGATCCTGGAGCATCCACTTCAGCTCGAGATCGTCGACGTTGTCCCGTGTGATCTGATCGAGGCCGCTGTGGCGCTGACTGGAGTAGTTGCCGTTGTACGTGAGCCAGTTCTCGGGCTCTTCGTCGGCGCGCAAGATGCGATCATACGACACCTGGGCGTGGAGCTGATCGGAAGCGAGCAGCCCTCCGAGGACGAACAGTGACACAAGGGTGCGCCGGACCGTTTTCATTGCATGCCCCTGAGCGAGAGAAGGTATCCGAGGAGGTCAGCGACCTGGTCGCTGGAGAGCGTCGTGGGCTCCATGGTGGGCGTCTCACTTACCTCGTATTCGGCCAGCTCGGCTTTCACGAGCGAGCGTAGGCGTCCCGCCGAGTCCATCAACTGCACGGTGTAGGTGTCCTCGTTCAGCCGTCGCCCGAGGATGGTCTCGCCGTCGTGAGTCACAGCCCGCACCGGTCGATTGATGGGCAGCAAGGCGGAAATCGGGTCGAGCAACGCTCGCTGAAGCGCGGCGGCCGTGCGAACGGCGCCGATGTCGCTGAGGTCGGGCGCGGCGCGTGGGCCCCGGCCGTTCACTCGATGACATGACGAACAATCACCCTCACCCTCGAAGAGATCCTGGCCGCGAGCCACGTCGCCGACCTTGACCGCGACCCCGCTCGGATCGAAGCCGGCGCGGATGTACGCGACGATCCCGTCGAGCTCGTCCGAGCGCAGGTCGAAGGCGGGCATGCGGGCGTTGGAGAGGCCCGTCGTGATGACCTCGCGAAGGTCGGCGTCCGACACCGAACGGCGGAATTGACCTAGCCGGAGATTCACGCCATCTACTTCGTCCCCGTTCGCTCCGTGGCACAGCGCGCACTCGGACGTATAGACGCGAGAGCCCACCTCGATGTCCGTGCTGGTGTATTGATGGTCTCCGGAAGCCTGCGCGCGACTCTGCTCGGCAGCAGGGAGCAGTAGAGCGAACGCGCAGACCCACGGGAGAAAAAACCGTACGAATGGGCTCATGTGATCTCTCATCAGCGCCCCTCCCAGTCGAGGGCCGACAGGCTCGCCATCGCGAGCTGGAGCGCGTGCGTGCCCTTCCTCCCTCCACCCTGCGCCCGAAGCGCCGTGTAGAGCTGGTGCGCCAACGCCAGGCCGGGCAGCGCCAGGTTCATGCGGTTCGCCTCGGCGAGCGCGATCCCCATGTCCTTGATGAAGTGCTCCACGAAGAACCCGGGATCGAAGTTGTTGGCGATCATCCGCGGACCATAGTTCGACAGGGACCAACTGCCGGCCGCGCCCGACGCGACGGACTCCATGACGGTGTCCAGATCGAGCCCCGCCTTGTGGGCGTAGAGCAGGCCCTCGCACACGCCGATCATGCCGGAAGCGATCAGCGTCTGGTTCACCATCTTGGTATGCTGCCCTGCGCCCGGACCGCCCTGTCGGACGATCGCCTTGCCCATCGCCTCCCAACACGGGCCCAGTGCTTCCACCACCTCCGCGTCCCCGCCGATCATGATCGACAGGCGCGCTTCCTGCGCGCCGACGTCCCCGCCCGAGACGGGAGCGTCCACGCTCGCCACGCCCTTGGCCTTCGCCGCCTCGTAGATCTCCACCGCCAGCGACGGCTCGCTGGTGGTCATGTCCACGAGCACATCTCCAGCCTCGCAGCCGGCGAGGGCACCATCAGGCCCGAGCACGACCTCGCGCACATCGCTCGGGAACCCGACGATGCTGAACACCACGTCGCTCTGCTCGGCCACAGCCTTCGGTGTGTCCGCCCAGGTCGCGCCTTTCGCGAGGACCGCGTCGGCCGTCTCCTGGGTGCGCGTGTAGACGGTCGCCGAGAAGCCTCGGTCGATCAGGTGCGCGCACATGCTGCGCCCCATGACGCCTAGGCCGATCCAGCCGATTCGAGTACTGCCGGGCTCAAAGATCATGATGGAAGCTCGAGATGTTGGGAATCCGCTCCTCGTCGGCGAGGATTTCGGTGGCCGTCATGGCGTAGGTGGCATCACCGATGCGGAGCCATCCATCGGGACTGGCCCGCGCTCGCTTCGCCCAGTAGCCACCGTCCGGTCTCGTCGCGGTGATGACGCCGTCCTCCGTGCCGACATACACGACATTCACCACGAACGGAGGGAATCCGCCTGTCTTGAGCTGGATCACGCCCAGGTTGTTCACGGTGCGCCAATCACTCGGGGGGGGAGTCTCGGCGCCACCGATCCTGACGCCAGCAATGCGGTCGTAGGGCGTTATGTAGACGTACGTGATTGCGGCGCCTACCAGGACGACAGCTAGGGTGATACTCGCCAGTTTGGCGATGCGGTTCATTGCCCTCTCCAGTTTCTACCTTCGAGTAGTTGAGATCCGAGCGTCGGGGTAGGGTGCTGCGACAGGCTAAAGCGTGTGATCTCGGTGCGCCAGCGGAGTCGTCGGCCTGTGATCGCCACAGCCTCCGAGCATGCCTTGCGCTGAGCCTAGGAGATCTTCAGCAACTGACGATGCTCGCCGTAACGCGGCTCGATGGCGACGCATACGGCGCCGCGATTCGTGAAGAACTTCTCCGCTGCTCGGTGACCTGGACGACCCACTGCGGACGATCACGCGAGTGGCCGCGGGTGGCTTCGACCTCGTCATTCTCAGTGTCCTCCTCCTCTCGACCGCCGGCATCTTCTCGCTCATGTCCTTCGACGTTACGCAGCGCCGCCGGGAGATCGGAATCCGCTCAGCCCTCGGAGCGAACCAACGCCGCGTCCTAGCCGGAGTGATGGCGCGATCGGTGAAACAACTCGGGATCGGGGTGATGGTCGGCCTCAGTGTGCTGGCCGCCGTGCCACCGATGGAGCTCGATTTTGGGGTTGGGGTGGAACGGGACATGCGCCTCATCATCGGGGTGGCGGTCCTCATGGTCACCGTGGGGCTGCTCGCGGCTGCTGGACCCGTGCGCCGGGGACTCCGGATTCAGCCGTCGGAGGCACTGCGGGAAGGATAGCCGCCGTCTTGTAGAAACTCAGGCGTCCTACAGCGTGATCACGATCTTCCCGAGGTGGCTCTCGCTGGCCATGTACTCGTATGCCGCGGGCGCGTCCTCGAGGGTGAATACCCTGTCGATGATTGGGCGCAGCCGATGTCGGGTGATGAAGGCGTTCATCGCTTCGAAGTCCTCCCTGGATCCAACATAGATTCCCGTCACCGAAGTTCCACGGCCGATGAACGAACCGATGGGCATGGTGTTGGCGAAGCCCGACAGGCCTCCGATTATCGCGATATGGGCGCCGTATCCGAGTGCCCGCATCGCCCTCGGCAGTGTGTCCCGGCCACCCACTTCGAGGACCTGGGTGACGCCCGCGTTGCCGGTGATGTCCCGCACCGCGTCCTGCCACTCGGGGTTGGTCCGGTAGTTGACGGTGCCGTACGCCCCCAGCTCGCGAGCACGCACTAGCTTTGCGTCGCTCGAGCTCGTAATGATCGGCCTCGCCCCCGCGGCTACAGAGAACTGCAGTCCGAAGATGGAGACGCCGCCCGTGCCTTCCAGCAGGACGAAGTCGTCTTCGGTCAGGCCTCCATGTTTGAAGAGGGCGTTCCACGCGGTCACCCCCGCACAGGGGAGAGTGGCGGCCTCCTCGAACGTGAGATGCTCCGGAATCTCGACGAGCCCGTCTTCATGACTGACGATCATCTCCGAGAGCATGCCGTCGATTGCGCCACCTCTGGCCGATGCGTTCGTCCCGGCCACGCGATCTCCGACCTCAAAGCGACTGACGCTGGGTCCTACGCTGATCACCTCCCCCGCCCCGTCCGAGAGGGGCACGAGGCCGGTTCGCGGACTTCCGCCGCCATACTGCGATTCGAGGATCGAAAGGTCTCGCCGATTCAGGGAAGTGGCTCGCACACGGACCAGGACTTCGTTTGCGCCCGGAACGGGCCGGTCCACTTCCTTCATCACGAGGGTGACCTCGTCGTCGACCACGCCGAACTGGTACTGGCGCATGGTCTCGGCTTGGGCACCCGTGGCCGGGCCTGGAATCGCCAGCAGCGTAGCCAGGCCGCCGGCCAGCGCCACCTGTTCGACGCGAGAGGTCCTCTGGAAGAAGCCTGTCTTCATGGATCAACTCGGATAGGTGTGGTGTGAGGCCGATCAAGATGCGGTGCTTTTCCGCGACCGCCAAGGCAGATCCTGTGCTATTGCCCTCTAGAGACGTCTCCCATCAGCCGGATCCGGCACGGCGCCGAGTGACGCAC from Gemmatimonadota bacterium carries:
- a CDS encoding CDP-alcohol phosphatidyltransferase family protein yields the protein MAVPAALAFAQSELMSPLLLLAIVVIAIATDFLDGVLARETDTVSPRGRLFDHATDFFFVTSGLAGAAFAGQVSAALPLLVVVAFSQYVLDSHFLHREKQLRMSSLGRWNGIFYFVPLVLIAVSRLNVVAGVTEVLSTLIMSLTYLLILSTVASIIDRAIAPRRLAAP
- a CDS encoding NAD(P)H-binding protein; translation: MTIAVTGANSSVGQNLLAHVAQNGNVDVIAGVRSERAAASLPASAHITPCIISYEDVVELAETIEGASCVVHLAGILIESKTSNYTSANVSTTAAVVEAARAAGAGHIVLISALGASSSSANAYLRSKGDAERAVAESGIPSTIIRTPILLGPGTAGADALVRTAMRGTAALLGGGGYSLRPLDLDDLSRAILRICDTPPEGVSTHELVGPESISYRHLVERVADLMGAELSLRTTPVWLAKLGAAFTSRMRGGGISPTVIDVITTSDEVHNNADDDIGVSLTPLSETLEKILSEVKQET
- a CDS encoding PQQ-dependent dehydrogenase, methanol/ethanol family, giving the protein MKTVRRTLVSLFVLGGLLASDQLHAQVSYDRILRADEEPENWLTYNGNYSSQRHSGLDQITRDNVDDLELKWMLQDQTFGAWQSNPIVVDGIMYVTQRPNDVMAVDAVTGRVFWLYRHTPSEDASVCCGANNRGVAVLDDKVFMGTLDARLIAIDAINGKPLWNIEVADVNLAYSITMAPLVVKDKVIVGVGGGEFGIRGFIAAYDAETGEEAWRFHTIPGPGEPGHDTWEGDDWEHGGAPVWITGSYDPALNLTYWGVGNPGPDWNADQRPGDNLYSDAVVALDADTGELSWHFQFTPNDGYDYDSVQVPVLVDMDWNGVPSKLMLWANRNGYFYVLDRATGEFLLGEPFVKVNWSSGLDENGRPIPTPQPAGAPTWPGNQGGTNWYPPSYSPSTGLFYFAAWEDYATIYEPEHSDYRPGRLFLGGGFSVLAPVPGAPTIGIGRTTPINNWTDAVGHGAVIAMDPRVGGAAWKFRQFDVSDSGMLTTASDLLFTGGREGHFHALDAWTGELLWKASLGGQIVMAPITFMVDGTQYVSVISGHTLVTFALRD
- a CDS encoding c-type cytochrome, whose translation is MSPFVRFFLPWVCAFALLLPAAEQSRAQASGDHQYTSTDIEVGSRVYTSECALCHGANGDEVDGVNLRLGQFRRSVSDADLREVITTGLSNARMPAFDLRSDELDGIVAYIRAGFDPSGVAVKVGDVARGQDLFEGEGDCSSCHRVNGRGPRAAPDLSDIGAVRTAAALQRALLDPISALLPINRPVRAVTHDGETILGRRLNEDTYTVQLMDSAGRLRSLVKAELAEYEVSETPTMEPTTLSSDQVADLLGYLLSLRGMQ
- a CDS encoding NAD(P)-dependent oxidoreductase, which encodes MIFEPGSTRIGWIGLGVMGRSMCAHLIDRGFSATVYTRTQETADAVLAKGATWADTPKAVAEQSDVVFSIVGFPSDVREVVLGPDGALAGCEAGDVLVDMTTSEPSLAVEIYEAAKAKGVASVDAPVSGGDVGAQEARLSIMIGGDAEVVEALGPCWEAMGKAIVRQGGPGAGQHTKMVNQTLIASGMIGVCEGLLYAHKAGLDLDTVMESVASGAAGSWSLSNYGPRMIANNFDPGFFVEHFIKDMGIALAEANRMNLALPGLALAHQLYTALRAQGGGRKGTHALQLAMASLSALDWEGR
- a CDS encoding NAD(P)-dependent alcohol dehydrogenase produces the protein MRQYQFGVVDDEVTLVMKEVDRPVPGANEVLVRVRATSLNRRDLSILESQYGGGSPRTGLVPLSDGAGEVISVGPSVSRFEVGDRVAGTNASARGGAIDGMLSEMIVSHEDGLVEIPEHLTFEEAATLPCAGVTAWNALFKHGGLTEDDFVLLEGTGGVSIFGLQFSVAAGARPIITSSSDAKLVRARELGAYGTVNYRTNPEWQDAVRDITGNAGVTQVLEVGGRDTLPRAMRALGYGAHIAIIGGLSGFANTMPIGSFIGRGTSVTGIYVGSREDFEAMNAFITRHRLRPIIDRVFTLEDAPAAYEYMASESHLGKIVITL